Proteins found in one Schistocerca serialis cubense isolate TAMUIC-IGC-003099 chromosome 5, iqSchSeri2.2, whole genome shotgun sequence genomic segment:
- the LOC126481761 gene encoding uncharacterized protein LOC126481761 → MERFFQLAGSAGVAGRGSGGSERAAPTPAATPQLTHAAHFYPGRTGVAPPYISRQRPASARHSSPLQQQPAAHSPAATQRCAMAFRALLVLLLASVVLHEGDAGGFGGGGGGGYGGGGYGGGGGGKKYILHVPIKVKTIHKYNTVYKHIKKGSGDYVVGYTIEDGHHGGGGYGGGGYGGGGGYGGGGGYGGGHGGGIAIVGGIGGGHGGGGGYGGGGYGGGGGGVKIAIVGGIGGGHGGGGYGGGGGYGGGGGYGGGHDIGGGYGGGGGGFSSHGGDIGGGYGGGGGGGFSSHGGDIGGGYGDGGGFSSHGGDIGGGYGGGDIGGGYGGGGGYGGGGGFSSHGGDIGGGYGGGHQGHHKK, encoded by the exons ATGGAGAGGTTTTTTCAG CTGGCGGGGTCTGCCGGGGTCGCGGGTCGCGGCAGTGGCGGCTCGGAGCGCGCAGCCCCCACCCCAGCCGCGACGCCGCAGCTCACACACGCCGCTCACTTTTACCCGGGAAGGACTGGCGTTGCTCCTCCCTATATAAGCCGCCAGCGGCCGGCGTCTGCACGGCACTCGTCTCCTCTCCAGCAGCAGCCAGCAGCGCACTCACCAGCCGCGACCCAACGCTGCGCCATGGCCTTCAGAGCACTG TTGGTGCTCCTGCTCGCGTCGGTAGTCCTGCACGAGGGAGACGCCGGAGGATTCGGCGGGGGCGGAGGAGGCGGCTATGGCGGCGGCGGCTACGGAGGAGGAGGGGGCGG AAAGAAGTACATTCTTCACGTTCCCATCAAAGTGAAGACGATACATAAATACAACACTGTCTACAAGCACATCAAGAAAGGCAGCGGCGACTACGTCGTTGGTTACACTATAGAGGATGGTCATCATGGAGGTGGAGGATACGGAGGAGGCGGATACGGAGGAGGTGGAGGATATGGAGGAGGCGGAGGATACGGAGGTGGCCACGGAGGAGGAATAGCCATAGTGGGTGGAATAGGGGGCGGTCATGGCGGAGGCGGCGGCTACGGAGGCGGCGGATATGGAGGCGGCGGTGGTGGCGTGAAAATCGCCATCGTCGGAGGAATAGGCGGAGGCCACGGTGGCGGAGGATACGGAGGTGGCGGAGGATACGGAGGTGGCGGAGGATACGGAGGCGGCCACGACATAGGAGGTGGCtacggaggaggcggcggcggattCAGCAGTCACGGAGGAGACATCGGGGGTGGATacggaggcggcggtggcggcggcttcAGCAGCCACGGAGGCGACATCGGAGGTGGATATGGAGACGGTGGCGGTTTCAGCAGCCACGGTGGAGACATCGGAGGAGGTTACGGCGGAGGCGACATCGGAGGTGGATACGGAGGCGGCGGTGGTTACGGCGGAGGTGGCGGCTTCAGCAGCCACGGAGGAGACATCGGAGGTGGTTATGGAGGCGGTCACCAAGGCCACCACAAGAAGTGA